In Mycoplasmopsis cynos, the following are encoded in one genomic region:
- a CDS encoding GA module-containing protein: MNKRKQKRIFLGFSILAFLVSSATAIWTIWNTKDNKNFSEYEKLIQELKKEKNLVLSPEHKKKAEDFLNNPRYKNSSKENIEKIKKVIKEIKDQNNKENKEIIDLISKVKSDFKKKKLNAKLSNVKMSNDKQNIKDNVTKLIDIELAKNADLEKIEAKELIKRIKDSNKKKNFETKLASIKNLNDLGLLIDNVEKELENQSSNDYLSAKKEALKTKIAASSLEAKKKTNLTNLINNSSDFSSLLDNEIKANIELIKDGLKKEIKDKIDRLKDNDFKRSVQNSLNKAKNIKDYYDILNKINEHEFNNKKADAIKSLDDLSDQDKKNDFIRELNNLTFAKPNANDELNRIINEINKLKHRQIDFIIDEVKKLPYPNGMDSIAIKDLTKKLDDIKSDNALSNLEKFNKANEIIGKNLDTYKSKINDAKDKISKLSPESAKKANEQLDQTSLLVRDANLPNHSFDELDQRIKDLLVQDKETAKSKINSIPDSKLTKKQKEDLVKLIDNTDTNDWAKITDIINKAEIDVAKKDLEDQAKLLNYPDGDKSKAIQSLINQINSNGNDKLDTKEKIEKFKKKLDSIKSRIDKARDLINTLDITKQNDLNQKLNDADTIEKLDSIIKEINDAIKVEQIKAIKDELDSYVDNLSYPSTNAPAKNEIKETYKNVNDLNQLNQIKEKITNDTTGIESKIIKAKLEIDKLPKNEQSELNKVLDSANTDQEFVDLDKKIEAAKNKNKVENKKTIDALDDLPEDLKNRLKGEIDNALTSKEITRIKNKAELLAKIEQLKKVITPNDYALANDDYVKKIINETISKLKTSIDGIEENQVQTKKTELDGLKSKLVELKKEIEGLEEKDVLDASKTKKDLAIQLAQDINDESIEDTKLFIKKARLKKKVSELDYPNKQNALAIDKLNTRINDATKDNVNEIETLINNLPNKISEAKNLINGVNKNNNNAEDARRRQDLTEQLNRTVTEEEFEQLKKNIKSAKTKSTEEYNNALKDRLKQQVNALEYPIPSSQSEAEAKKKLIDKIDTLKQSDLEKFDDTIDKIGKKIAEAKNKISKLSPSKADSGILETSKTSELSDFDKLLQKLDQLRNEDRNEINKKIEELNELTLEEKTKYKNDVNLADSYSDMLNILKKARDKHLEKIVDKLPYPTNNGRARSMLKKSVIDANTNNDSTFNAKVKSFEQIKKLIIDAKTRIEQLPYSKQNTPGRKFLNDKLDEATTETEIKEIANDELKQKIQKYKELIQKVGDFTLPKPNQNNLINGRLDHLPDTNENDLKKQIYETKRQQVALREINKLSNIKQKDKKDKLKNDIVAWNPTVDNNLSIDDFIKKVNDVDKKIIDAYKEDLKAKVDALPYPNPNSNEAQAAKNTLKSEIEKLSTKTQSNDEYAKLNNLISKIKELKNKALSIVNANEKIEVEKLINGLDNENKVANIELAILKAKAKDTIDTIVNLSDTEKNSLKSEVANAQNNDQINNIVSKARKLGEFNRRKNAIKKIIDSIPYPKQNSTMAEKSIKSLKDQVDALIDDTTKINELEKKINDLKASVETLVENANNIDYIKNDAHKPLEALNKIKEKIDGLTDASKVTDVLPNDYANKIFKYKDIINKAFKDANIKNELLTKLNKAVPNNYDGDYKLSNLDSDLLAKLKEQAIAKINNMSNLDEAKRNVHKAKVNSVNSSNDLNKYQTTVIDVIDNFVIEGYKENYNIFIDKLPYPSNDENNAASLRTKTALKNTHVKNINKSTNIQNLEKTLNDFATKVKAVQSSIAGISNTNDQNKTAIKNFNKQFASFGQGTKLDNLKKLVDNYKTISAKFNDFIPYTGDPAEDVKAANKSLEALKIKLWDELAKIGSKALQDQLVGIINENLELYKKSKTLFSGDILVATNFLDESLNLLNTKKDKTTVADVRTIINKMQPYKDELNRFWTKEKGDYLRGRKDQWFNSIPQNTPNPINVDQFKFLTYDLLIKKLRSRKTAAEVKKIVDYEVEQYKALHRFKLAYDNQQSSQIPQNVKDSLKNKILNVPANVAITEMDEITKYLGQRTESNGNVTSGFYLDAKHLLESLNNSIDNESDKKHFKTLFDNIGVANSGQSYDENVTQKIDNFRKEIKDFISKLSDANAKKKIEDIINQIKDQAEKQKLLDKLKKKNISIRELESIKNDANKQKEKELSEAKNKEKSNIESISYPGGKNSNAITTLKHQVDNAKSLDEIARLNENNEKIKEAVKKAVEAINKLSNSNNKKEQLKNELNSTISIDGKNGIKDITSRAAAEHKNELDKKKAPIIKELDKHKDSADKKEILNQLKNADDESHINMINEQLKLISKKEELKTKVSDLELFDFSNYVGANNRRGRNGLNGAQLSSLNMRITSANTLQQLNDIESDINRQRNAELEDLKLKNTNSVERDGIDFKNVDHSAMKKFLIDLFGKITNIKGTGNASAQELYFKEGNELQNRIRNNTETIEQYKAIKKEVEEFIKRWEDDTKTKNWVPFFIERVEKHSNQTPQEAGPFPVNVTAQFIEGIKRTFNNPGTTREKAIEAENRYLKTIYFNARRLIKLDYDYLQFIKELKQNPLLDDNELSRLDAQRRRFEDAPSVEEKERVALSIESGLLGRKTNVRDYWKSSSQKEFVDWWVTKIAFAPENVISQENKYMWIDRVTLTVDERKSATRALWEEFKKQYNSTSIFNGVKLANDGYPEGKEPFFLEN; encoded by the coding sequence ATGAATAAAAGAAAACAAAAAAGAATTTTTTTAGGTTTTTCCATTCTAGCTTTTTTAGTTTCGAGTGCAACAGCTATTTGAACAATTTGAAATACCAAGGATAATAAGAATTTTTCAGAGTATGAAAAATTAATTCAAGAATTAAAAAAAGAAAAGAACTTAGTTCTATCACCTGAGCACAAGAAAAAAGCAGAAGATTTTTTAAATAACCCAAGATATAAAAATTCTTCAAAAGAAAACATTGAAAAAATTAAAAAAGTAATTAAAGAAATTAAAGATCAAAATAATAAAGAAAATAAAGAAATAATAGATCTTATTTCTAAGGTTAAATCGGATTTTAAGAAGAAAAAATTAAATGCTAAATTATCAAATGTCAAAATGTCAAATGATAAACAAAATATTAAAGATAATGTTACTAAACTTATTGATATTGAACTAGCTAAAAATGCAGATTTAGAAAAAATAGAAGCTAAAGAATTAATTAAGAGAATTAAAGATTCTAATAAAAAGAAAAATTTTGAAACCAAACTAGCTTCAATTAAAAATCTCAATGATCTTGGTCTGCTAATTGACAATGTAGAAAAAGAATTAGAAAATCAAAGCTCTAATGATTATCTTTCAGCTAAAAAAGAAGCTTTAAAAACTAAAATTGCCGCTTCAAGTTTAGAAGCAAAAAAGAAAACTAATTTAACAAACTTGATTAATAATTCAAGTGATTTTTCATCATTATTAGATAATGAAATTAAGGCAAATATTGAATTAATAAAAGATGGTCTTAAAAAAGAAATTAAAGATAAAATTGATAGGTTAAAAGATAATGATTTTAAAAGATCAGTTCAAAATTCATTAAATAAAGCTAAAAACATCAAAGACTATTATGATATTTTAAATAAAATTAATGAGCATGAATTTAATAATAAAAAAGCTGATGCTATTAAATCTCTTGATGATTTATCAGATCAAGATAAAAAGAATGATTTTATAAGAGAACTTAATAACTTAACTTTTGCTAAACCAAATGCAAATGATGAACTAAATAGAATTATTAACGAAATTAATAAATTAAAACATAGACAAATTGATTTTATTATTGATGAAGTAAAAAAATTACCATATCCAAATGGGATGGATTCAATTGCTATAAAAGATTTAACTAAAAAATTAGATGACATTAAAAGTGATAATGCTTTATCTAATTTAGAAAAATTTAATAAGGCCAATGAAATTATTGGTAAGAATTTAGATACTTATAAAAGTAAAATTAATGATGCTAAAGATAAGATTTCAAAATTAAGTCCAGAAAGTGCTAAAAAAGCAAATGAACAATTAGATCAAACATCATTATTAGTTCGTGACGCTAATCTACCTAATCATTCATTTGATGAGTTAGATCAAAGAATTAAAGATTTATTAGTTCAAGATAAAGAAACAGCTAAATCAAAAATTAATTCAATTCCTGATTCAAAATTAACTAAAAAGCAAAAAGAAGATTTAGTAAAACTTATTGATAACACTGATACAAATGATTGAGCAAAAATTACAGATATTATTAATAAAGCTGAAATCGATGTTGCTAAAAAAGATCTTGAAGATCAAGCTAAGTTATTAAATTATCCAGATGGGGATAAAAGTAAGGCAATTCAAAGTTTAATTAATCAAATTAATTCAAATGGTAATGATAAACTGGATACCAAAGAGAAAATTGAAAAATTTAAGAAAAAACTTGATTCTATCAAATCAAGAATTGATAAAGCTAGAGATTTAATTAATACTTTAGATATAACAAAACAAAATGATCTTAATCAAAAGCTAAATGACGCAGATACTATTGAAAAATTAGATTCAATAATTAAAGAAATAAATGATGCTATAAAAGTTGAGCAAATAAAAGCAATAAAAGATGAATTAGATTCATATGTTGATAATTTATCATACCCTTCAACAAATGCTCCAGCTAAAAATGAAATAAAAGAAACATATAAAAATGTTAATGATCTTAATCAATTAAACCAAATTAAAGAAAAAATAACTAATGATACAACTGGTATTGAAAGTAAAATAATAAAAGCGAAACTTGAAATTGATAAATTACCAAAAAATGAACAAAGTGAACTAAATAAAGTACTTGATTCAGCAAATACTGATCAAGAATTTGTTGATTTAGATAAAAAAATAGAAGCAGCAAAAAACAAAAATAAAGTTGAAAACAAAAAAACAATTGATGCTTTAGATGATTTACCAGAAGATCTAAAAAATAGATTAAAAGGCGAAATAGATAATGCTTTAACATCAAAAGAAATAACTAGAATAAAAAACAAAGCTGAATTGCTTGCGAAAATTGAACAGCTTAAAAAAGTCATTACTCCAAATGATTATGCACTTGCAAATGATGATTATGTTAAAAAGATCATTAATGAAACTATATCAAAATTAAAAACTTCAATAGATGGTATTGAAGAAAATCAAGTTCAAACTAAAAAAACTGAGTTAGATGGTCTTAAATCTAAATTAGTAGAACTTAAAAAAGAAATTGAAGGACTTGAAGAAAAAGATGTTTTAGATGCTTCTAAGACTAAAAAAGATCTAGCAATACAACTTGCACAAGATATAAATGATGAAAGCATTGAAGATACTAAACTTTTCATTAAAAAAGCAAGATTGAAAAAGAAAGTTAGTGAGTTAGATTATCCAAATAAGCAAAATGCCTTAGCAATTGATAAATTGAATACTAGAATTAATGATGCAACTAAAGATAATGTAAATGAAATTGAAACATTAATAAATAATTTACCTAATAAAATTTCAGAAGCAAAAAATCTTATAAATGGTGTAAATAAAAATAATAACAATGCAGAAGATGCAAGAAGAAGACAGGATTTAACTGAACAGCTAAATAGAACAGTCACAGAAGAAGAATTTGAACAACTCAAAAAGAATATCAAAAGCGCAAAGACTAAAAGTACTGAAGAATATAATAATGCATTAAAAGACAGATTAAAACAACAAGTTAATGCATTAGAATATCCAATACCAAGCTCACAATCTGAAGCTGAGGCCAAGAAGAAATTGATAGATAAAATAGATACTTTAAAACAAAGTGATCTTGAAAAATTCGATGATACTATTGATAAAATAGGTAAAAAAATTGCTGAAGCAAAAAATAAGATTTCTAAACTTTCACCTTCAAAAGCTGATTCAGGAATTTTAGAAACTTCTAAAACATCAGAATTAAGTGATTTTGATAAGTTACTTCAAAAACTTGATCAACTAAGAAATGAAGATAGAAATGAAATAAATAAAAAGATTGAAGAATTAAATGAGCTAACACTAGAAGAAAAAACAAAATATAAAAATGATGTCAATCTAGCAGATTCATATTCTGATATGTTAAATATACTTAAAAAAGCTCGTGACAAACACCTTGAAAAGATAGTTGATAAACTACCTTATCCAACAAATAATGGTCGAGCAAGAAGTATGCTGAAAAAGAGCGTAATAGATGCAAATACTAATAATGATAGTACATTTAATGCAAAAGTAAAAAGCTTTGAACAAATTAAAAAATTAATAATAGATGCTAAGACTAGAATCGAACAATTGCCTTATTCAAAACAAAATACCCCTGGAAGAAAATTCTTAAATGATAAATTAGATGAAGCAACCACTGAAACAGAAATAAAAGAAATTGCAAATGATGAATTAAAACAAAAGATTCAAAAGTATAAAGAATTGATCCAAAAAGTTGGTGATTTTACACTTCCTAAACCAAATCAAAATAATCTTATAAATGGTAGATTAGATCACTTGCCAGATACAAATGAAAATGATCTTAAAAAGCAAATTTATGAAACAAAAAGACAACAAGTTGCATTAAGAGAAATTAACAAATTATCTAATATTAAACAAAAAGATAAAAAAGATAAATTAAAAAATGATATTGTTGCATGAAATCCTACAGTTGATAATAATTTATCAATTGATGATTTTATTAAAAAAGTAAATGATGTTGATAAAAAGATAATAGATGCCTACAAAGAGGATTTAAAAGCAAAAGTTGATGCCTTACCTTATCCAAATCCAAATTCAAACGAGGCCCAAGCAGCTAAAAATACTTTAAAATCAGAAATTGAAAAACTATCAACAAAGACTCAATCTAATGATGAATATGCAAAATTAAATAATTTAATCTCAAAAATAAAAGAACTTAAAAATAAAGCATTATCAATAGTTAATGCTAATGAAAAAATAGAAGTTGAAAAATTAATTAATGGACTTGATAATGAAAATAAAGTTGCAAATATAGAGCTTGCAATTTTAAAAGCAAAGGCAAAAGATACTATTGATACTATCGTTAATTTAAGTGATACTGAGAAAAATTCATTAAAATCAGAAGTTGCTAATGCGCAAAATAATGACCAAATAAATAATATTGTTTCTAAAGCTAGAAAACTAGGTGAGTTTAACCGTAGAAAAAATGCAATTAAAAAAATAATTGATAGTATCCCTTATCCAAAACAAAATTCAACAATGGCAGAAAAATCAATTAAATCTTTAAAAGATCAAGTTGATGCTCTTATTGATGATACTACAAAGATTAATGAGTTAGAAAAGAAAATTAATGACTTAAAAGCTTCTGTTGAAACATTAGTAGAGAATGCTAATAATATTGATTATATTAAAAATGATGCTCATAAACCATTAGAAGCATTAAATAAAATTAAGGAAAAGATTGATGGTTTAACTGATGCTTCAAAAGTGACTGATGTTTTACCAAATGATTATGCTAATAAAATTTTTAAATATAAAGATATTATTAATAAAGCATTTAAAGATGCTAATATAAAAAATGAATTACTAACTAAATTAAATAAGGCAGTTCCAAATAACTATGATGGTGACTATAAATTAAGTAATTTAGATTCTGATTTACTTGCAAAACTAAAAGAACAAGCAATTGCAAAAATTAATAATATGAGCAATTTAGATGAAGCTAAAAGAAATGTTCATAAAGCAAAAGTTAATAGCGTAAATTCATCAAATGATTTAAATAAATATCAAACTACTGTAATTGATGTAATTGATAACTTTGTTATTGAAGGATATAAAGAAAACTACAACATATTTATTGATAAATTGCCTTATCCATCTAATGATGAAAATAATGCAGCAAGTTTAAGAACTAAAACTGCATTAAAAAATACGCATGTAAAAAACATTAATAAATCAACGAATATTCAAAATTTAGAAAAAACCTTAAATGATTTTGCTACTAAGGTAAAAGCTGTACAAAGTTCAATTGCTGGTATTTCCAATACTAATGATCAAAATAAAACCGCAATTAAAAACTTTAATAAGCAATTTGCAAGCTTTGGACAAGGAACAAAATTAGATAATCTTAAAAAACTTGTAGATAACTATAAAACCATATCTGCAAAATTTAATGATTTTATTCCTTATACAGGGGATCCAGCTGAAGATGTCAAAGCTGCTAATAAATCACTTGAAGCTTTAAAAATAAAATTATGAGATGAATTAGCTAAGATTGGTTCAAAAGCATTACAAGATCAATTAGTAGGAATTATTAATGAAAATCTTGAGTTATATAAAAAGAGTAAGACATTATTTAGTGGCGATATTTTAGTAGCTACTAATTTCTTAGATGAATCACTTAATTTATTAAATACTAAAAAAGATAAAACAACTGTCGCTGATGTTAGAACTATTATTAATAAAATGCAACCATATAAAGATGAATTAAATAGATTTTGAACTAAAGAAAAAGGCGATTATTTAAGAGGCAGAAAAGATCAATGATTTAATTCAATACCTCAAAATACACCTAATCCAATTAATGTTGATCAATTTAAATTTTTAACATATGATTTATTAATTAAAAAATTAAGATCTAGAAAAACCGCAGCAGAAGTTAAAAAGATTGTTGATTATGAAGTTGAACAATATAAAGCGTTGCATAGATTTAAACTTGCTTATGACAATCAACAAAGTAGTCAGATTCCGCAAAATGTAAAAGATTCATTAAAGAACAAGATTTTAAATGTTCCTGCTAATGTTGCTATAACAGAAATGGATGAAATTACTAAATATTTGGGTCAAAGAACTGAAAGTAACGGTAATGTAACTTCTGGATTTTATTTAGATGCAAAACATTTATTAGAATCATTAAATAATTCTATTGACAACGAATCAGATAAAAAACATTTTAAAACTTTGTTTGACAATATTGGTGTAGCTAATAGCGGCCAATCATATGATGAAAATGTAACTCAAAAAATTGATAATTTTAGAAAAGAAATTAAAGATTTTATTTCTAAATTAAGTGATGCAAATGCAAAGAAAAAAATAGAAGATATTATAAATCAAATTAAAGATCAAGCAGAAAAGCAAAAACTTCTTGATAAATTAAAGAAGAAAAATATTAGTATTCGAGAATTAGAAAGCATCAAAAATGATGCCAATAAGCAAAAAGAAAAAGAACTTAGTGAAGCAAAAAATAAAGAAAAATCAAATATCGAATCTATTTCATATCCAGGTGGAAAAAATTCAAATGCAATTACAACATTAAAACATCAAGTAGATAACGCTAAATCACTAGATGAGATCGCTAGATTAAATGAAAATAATGAAAAAATAAAAGAAGCAGTTAAAAAAGCCGTTGAAGCTATTAATAAATTATCAAATTCAAACAATAAAAAAGAACAATTAAAAAATGAATTAAATAGCACAATAAGCATTGATGGCAAAAATGGAATAAAGGATATAACATCAAGAGCGGCAGCGGAACATAAAAACGAGTTAGATAAGAAAAAAGCTCCTATAATTAAAGAATTGGATAAACATAAGGATTCAGCAGATAAAAAAGAAATATTAAATCAATTAAAAAATGCTGATGATGAATCTCATATAAATATGATTAATGAGCAATTAAAATTAATTAGTAAAAAAGAAGAATTAAAAACTAAGGTTTCAGATCTTGAATTATTTGATTTTTCAAATTATGTTGGAGCAAATAATAGAAGAGGAAGGAATGGATTGAATGGTGCACAATTATCATCTCTAAATATGAGAATAACAAGTGCCAATACTCTTCAACAATTAAACGATATTGAAAGTGATATTAATAGGCAAAGAAATGCTGAGCTTGAAGATCTTAAACTAAAAAACACAAATTCTGTAGAACGCGATGGAATTGATTTTAAAAATGTAGATCATAGTGCAATGAAGAAATTTTTAATTGATCTTTTTGGAAAAATAACTAATATTAAAGGTACTGGAAATGCATCAGCACAAGAACTTTACTTTAAAGAAGGGAATGAGTTACAAAATAGAATACGTAATAATACCGAAACTATTGAACAATATAAGGCTATTAAAAAAGAAGTAGAAGAATTTATTAAAAGATGAGAAGATGATACCAAAACAAAAAATTGAGTGCCATTCTTTATAGAAAGAGTCGAAAAACATTCTAATCAAACACCGCAAGAAGCTGGACCATTTCCTGTCAATGTTACAGCTCAATTTATTGAAGGAATTAAGAGAACGTTTAATAATCCAGGAACAACTAGAGAAAAGGCGATTGAGGCAGAAAATAGATATTTAAAAACTATTTACTTCAATGCAAGAAGATTGATAAAATTGGATTATGATTATCTACAATTCATTAAAGAGCTAAAACAAAATCCACTTTTAGATGATAATGAATTATCGCGTTTAGATGCTCAACGTAGAAGATTTGAGGATGCTCCAAGTGTAGAAGAAAAAGAAAGAGTAGCTCTTAGCATTGAATCAGGTCTACTTGGTAGAAAAACAAATGTAAGAGATTATTGAAAATCAAGTTCTCAAAAAGAATTTGTTGATTGATGAGTTACTAAAATTGCTTTTGCTCCTGAAAATGTAATTAGTCAAGAAAATAAATATATGTGAATTGATAGAGTAACACTTACAGTTGATGAAAGAAAAAGCGCTACAAGAGCATTATGAGAAGAATTTAAAAAACAATATAATTCTACTTCAATATTTAATGGTGTTAAATTAGCAAATGATGGATATCCTGAGGGGAAAGAACCATTCTTTTTAGAAAACTAA
- a CDS encoding RNA-binding protein, translating into MIYKPGDVVMGKVIKIGSKYITVKTKKGCIFFINKNEITDFTKKSNYDIFRLNEQINFIALKFNATKRNGFGSYKKNHPNELKEKGPCKLIETPNGFKNLSEYSKLIFNSKTNDEATKEIDHNEQG; encoded by the coding sequence ATGATATATAAGCCAGGTGATGTAGTTATGGGAAAGGTGATAAAAATAGGTTCAAAATATATCACAGTCAAGACAAAAAAAGGATGTATTTTCTTTATTAACAAAAACGAAATAACTGATTTTACAAAAAAGTCAAATTATGATATTTTTAGATTAAATGAACAAATAAATTTTATTGCCTTAAAGTTTAATGCGACAAAAAGAAATGGCTTTGGTAGTTATAAAAAAAATCATCCAAATGAATTAAAAGAAAAAGGGCCTTGCAAATTAATTGAAACACCAAATGGATTTAAAAATCTTTCTGAATATTCAAAATTAATTTTTAATTCTAAAACAAATGATGAAGCAACAAAGGAAATAGACCACAATGAGCAAGGTTAA
- a CDS encoding potassium channel family protein: MKVKFIEDIAVIGAGRFGQAVVDQLLKLGKTVTFIDKDEEKIKSYKDDIENLIVGDAADIKLLKANKLERFGTIVVAAPENIEIVAALLEIKANNIIARATNLRHARVLRQIGVDTIVSPEYEAGKRTALIAANSSFVKYSENLQEVGDDFVIGTTIVKNFSLDNKLVKDIDFNSRGVTLVLIKSKGISIRPTGMSKIYYNDILTFIGEISDVNSTFEWLNKDLHHKGQSTEIF, translated from the coding sequence ATGAAAGTAAAATTTATAGAGGATATTGCAGTTATCGGAGCTGGACGTTTTGGTCAAGCAGTTGTTGATCAATTATTAAAATTAGGTAAAACAGTAACATTTATTGATAAAGATGAAGAAAAAATTAAATCGTATAAAGACGACATTGAAAATTTAATTGTAGGCGATGCGGCTGATATTAAACTTTTGAAAGCTAATAAACTTGAACGCTTTGGTACAATTGTTGTGGCGGCTCCAGAAAATATTGAAATTGTTGCTGCTTTATTAGAGATAAAAGCTAATAATATTATTGCAAGAGCTACAAATTTAAGACACGCTAGAGTTCTAAGACAAATAGGCGTTGATACTATAGTTAGCCCTGAATATGAAGCAGGAAAAAGAACTGCCTTAATTGCAGCTAATAGTAGTTTTGTTAAATATAGTGAAAACCTTCAAGAAGTAGGCGATGATTTTGTCATTGGAACTACAATAGTTAAAAATTTTAGTCTTGATAATAAATTAGTTAAGGATATTGATTTCAATAGTCGTGGTGTTACTTTAGTACTAATTAAATCAAAAGGAATTAGCATCCGCCCAACCGGTATGAGTAAAATTTATTATAATGACATTTTAACTTTTATCGGTGAAATTTCTGATGTTAATTCTACTTTTGAATGATTAAATAAAGACCTTCACCATAAGGGCCAAAGTACAGAAATTTTTTAA
- a CDS encoding potassium transporter TrkG, which produces MKLLECLKKVLNKKTISKASDKWYTYLKSVSRVKYLLIVYFLIILFSSFLLWSPITQQKPPLNWNSGENYVNALFTTASAFSDTGLVVKNTYSHWNVLGQAIIAILILSGGIGIFSLKFFIINILFKKQVTTLYTLKMIQSERGHDDVNKVSSIIRSSVRFILTTSLISGFGMTIYFYFAEPSATYGINKLINGEFINPRYDLAAAFRFGFFHTISAINNAGFDIISGNSLMPYYNNITLQIWFIILLIIGGLGYPTLYDIYRYIRHKVKRKKTKYHFSLFTKVSTITYFLVFLIGFLVLIGFETTSKSVDSLWNRVYVPDQLIHNYAKWVETFNEYGIKSDDKSIEVYNQILYLSKQIKENSYIDQNLLTTNVAKKLYSIVNQEIPNVGNLAQYLKQGTMYGNQWQKIFSLIFTSFSSRSAGFATVDVSHFSRGSIMLITLMMIIGAAPASTGGGIRTTTFAILILSMFSVILNTKKVRIFKRTIEPRTVFMSGQVFVIALIILIVSTLICFSSFDSHAGKIITHGVSSIDNYNIYGTEHVWFEVASAFGTTGLSVGITKEFNIVSKITLIFVMFIGQFGISSTLLVWRSKKSNKRNYEYVTADIVIG; this is translated from the coding sequence GTGAAGTTATTAGAGTGTTTAAAAAAGGTTTTAAATAAGAAAACAATTTCAAAAGCTAGTGATAAATGATATACATATCTTAAAAGTGTTTCAAGAGTTAAATATTTATTAATAGTATATTTTTTGATTATTCTTTTCTCAAGTTTTTTATTATGAAGTCCTATTACACAACAAAAACCTCCTTTAAATTGAAATAGTGGCGAAAATTATGTTAATGCATTATTTACAACCGCTAGTGCTTTTAGTGATACTGGATTAGTTGTTAAAAATACTTATTCGCATTGAAATGTTTTAGGTCAAGCAATTATTGCGATTTTAATTTTATCTGGTGGTATTGGAATATTTTCGTTAAAATTTTTTATTATAAATATATTATTTAAAAAGCAGGTTACCACTTTATATACATTAAAAATGATTCAAAGTGAAAGAGGTCATGATGATGTAAATAAAGTTTCTAGCATAATTCGTTCATCAGTTAGATTTATTTTAACAACCTCATTAATTTCAGGTTTTGGAATGACTATTTACTTTTATTTTGCTGAACCCTCAGCGACTTATGGAATTAATAAATTAATTAATGGTGAGTTTATTAATCCAAGATATGATTTAGCAGCAGCTTTTAGATTCGGTTTTTTCCATACCATTTCGGCTATTAATAATGCTGGTTTTGATATCATTTCTGGAAATTCTTTAATGCCTTATTATAATAATATAACCTTGCAAATTTGATTTATTATATTATTAATTATTGGAGGTTTAGGTTATCCAACTTTATATGATATATATCGTTATATTAGACATAAAGTAAAGAGAAAAAAGACTAAATATCATTTTTCATTATTTACTAAAGTTTCTACCATTACTTACTTTTTAGTTTTTCTTATAGGATTTTTAGTGTTGATTGGTTTTGAAACTACATCTAAATCGGTGGATTCATTATGAAATCGTGTTTATGTACCGGATCAATTGATTCATAACTATGCAAAATGAGTTGAAACATTTAATGAATATGGCATTAAGTCCGATGATAAAAGTATTGAGGTATATAATCAAATTTTATATTTATCAAAGCAAATTAAAGAAAACTCTTATATTGATCAAAATTTATTAACTACTAATGTTGCTAAAAAATTATATAGCATTGTAAATCAAGAGATTCCTAATGTTGGCAATTTAGCTCAATATCTAAAGCAAGGAACAATGTACGGTAATCAATGACAAAAAATTTTCTCATTAATATTTACATCATTCTCATCAAGAAGCGCAGGGTTTGCGACAGTTGATGTAAGTCATTTTAGCAGAGGTTCAATAATGTTAATTACGCTAATGATGATAATTGGTGCTGCACCTGCTTCAACTGGAGGCGGAATTAGAACTACGACTTTTGCAATCTTAATTTTAAGTATGTTTTCTGTTATTTTAAATACTAAAAAAGTCAGAATTTTTAAAAGAACAATTGAACCAAGAACTGTATTTATGTCAGGTCAAGTATTTGTTATTGCATTAATTATTTTGATTGTTTCAACTTTAATTTGTTTTAGTTCATTTGATTCACATGCAGGCAAAATCATCACTCACGGTGTATCATCGATTGATAATTATAATATTTATGGAACTGAACATGTTTGATTTGAGGTAGCCAGCGCTTTTGGTACAACTGGATTATCTGTAGGAATAACTAAAGAATTTAATATTGTTTCAAAAATTACACTTATTTTTGTTATGTTTATAGGTCAATTTGGGATTTCCTCAACTTTATTAGTATGAAGAAGCAAAAAATCAAACAAAAGAAATTATGAATATGTCACTGCCGACATAGTTATAGGTTAG